The following nucleotide sequence is from Aspergillus luchuensis IFO 4308 DNA, chromosome 1, nearly complete sequence.
CCCTAGAATACGCCTCGAGTAGAAGTGCCAGAGATGGCTACGATAGGGCTGTTCTCAATGGCATAGAGAACAATTCAAATTATCATGGCAGCCATGCTAATCAAGTTCATATTCTGCTATTCAAAGCAATTCATACTCTCATACACAAGAGGTGTTCTAACTTCCGTCTGTTTTTCGACAAATGCCATCTTGATGAATGCCACTCCTAACTTCATGAGACAAACGATCAGAGGCTTCAGAGAGCAACCTTAGTGCGACTGCGTGTTCGACTACTGATCCCATCCGTCGGGGGCTCTCTTTTGACAGATTCCTTTGCAGTTTTGGATCGcccacccttcttcttgtcacCATTTGTAGTTAGGCCTTTCTTAGTGTGCTTCGCAGTCGTAGGAAATGGCGGTGGGGTTTCCGGTCCATTTTTCTCTGCatcattcctcttcttcttcttggttgCAGGCTCCGTTGCATCATCAGCGCCAGTTTTATCAGCTTCCACTGTCGCGGGTGTCACCTCGTGCTCCCGCTTCTCACCCACATTCGACTCAGTAACAGACTCCTTGGGAGCTGTATCTACAGATGTGGGAACCTGCGAGCGGGGTCCGGTCTCATCAGTAGATTTCGCTTCATCAACGGTCTTGGTGTTTGAAGTAGGCTTGCTCTCCCCAGCGGGCTCAGTCGCGGAGGATGGTTTCGCTGGAAGATTGGCGCCGTTTGTTggctcttgttcttctgaATCGTCAGTATATAACATCTGGAGTATGGGAGAGCCGGACGAGGAGAAACCACAAGGCGATAGGTTTATAGAACCGGACCTTGACATACCTGATGATGTTTTGGAGTGATTACTGGGTTGGGAAGTCATAACTGCCCGCAATTGCTGGATAAAGCGGGAAATGGTGAAGTTTCGTCAAAGGTACCTTCGTCTTGTCTGCAAAACTTGTGGTCGCGAATGATATGCGACTAGTATTCCAATCAATGGATGacggagaagccgaagatCATCTGCTCAGACGGAGCGGCTGTTGGGAGAAGGtccgagaagaagacgaggtgAGGTTGCGCCGTGACGTTTACTAAGGCACGACCAGGGGCGCTAGCCCGATTCACGCGGAACCCAATCTCGGCAGTCCCCTCTTGCATTCCAGATCGAGAAATAAACAGAACCACTAAGAATTGCACCGATGCTCAGCCTGAGGGGAAGAGATAAGCCCTAGCTGCACCGGGGTTGTCGTTAGAGGTAAGCACgccaagaagaggagaaagcacCCCTTAGCGGCAGGAGTGGAGTCCGATGCGGAGTATTAATGCCGGGGGGAGTTGGTGCTTTGGTGTGACTGTCGCAATGACAAtgctgctggctggttgGCAGCGAAACATGGCTGACGAATCTCATCCCCTCGATCTGCGCGCTTCCGTTAGGATCCGTGACGCAAATCAGCCCGCTCAAAGAGCTGCATTGCATGAAGACTTTTCGTAAATTATTCCACAAACGCTGTAGAAGAACGGTTACATCAATCAGGTCCACGCCATGTCTACTCGAAGTAGTCGAGAAAGCAAAGCCTTTTCATCTGCGGATGCTTCATGTTCGACCTTCGCTTTATCCGTGTCTGACACGTGCTGCAGGATACCTGCCAGCCATGTGGCATCTCCCCGCTTCCCCTGGTCCATCAAAAGACGGAGCGCGACCGAGCCACTGCGCACAAATACCTCTCGTAGGCCCACCGGCCATGTCTGCAACGTAGGCATATCCTTATTATACACATACCGAAGAAAGGGCTTCGGGTCAGGTACTGTGGGGTGATAGAGAGCCACTGAGGCAGTGACAAAGTCCGTACACACGGTAGCAATCACCCTGGCGTATTCTTCATAGACAGATGCAGACACCACGTTATTATCATTCGGTACTTCCCGACTGACCTGCTGGAACAGGTATTTACCGGCGTGTCGAAGAAGGTTTTTCGTGTCACGTCTGTTATGCAGATCCTCCATGGAGAAATACATATCTCCTACCTGCACGTAGTACCGCATAGCGGAGGACAAGCCACCTCCATATTGATTCTCAGCGGCAAGGAAATCAGTCAAAAGATTTCTAGCGACACGCTCGGCGAGGCTTCGGCTGATATGGCCATTGAAGGCCCGAAGATCGGCATTGGCCAACATTTCCAACCAGGTCAAAACAGTATCTTGCATGCCCTCCGCAACCATGAACTTCACCAAGGTGGCAGACGTCTGTCGATGATCAAATATCTTTAACCGATCTCGCCAACCCGACGCAAGCCACCAGTTGACAACTTTGGTCCCTGCCTTGGAATCTTTCATGGCCTTGACAAAGTCATCGCCGGTACCTCTTGCAAGCATTAACTGATACTGCAAGCATTGGAGAAGGTCGCCTTTAGTGACATGTCCTGCCGCTGCCAATTCGTCGAATACCACCATGGGCTCTGTCAACATTCTTCGTTGTTTCGCATCGCGCATGCCTGACGCATTACTGGAGATGG
It contains:
- a CDS encoding uncharacterized protein (COG:S;~EggNog:ENOG410PRD2), yielding MRASPAVRYPWSKLHLPLPRTPRQSEQLLNAITSSFRRQLDREYPTNNPSTSDRNGASAEHPPENSHSSAHATDRLLHNILDNPLFRVAPSASPISSNASGMRDAKQRRMLTEPMVVFDELAAAGHVTKGDLLQCLQYQLMLARGTGDDFVKAMKDSKAGTKVVNWWLASGWRDRLKIFDHRQTSATLVKFMVAEGMQDTVLTWLEMLANADLRAFNGHISRSLAERVARNLLTDFLAAENQYGGGLSSAMRYYVQVGDMYFSMEDLHNRRDTKNLLRHAGKYLFQQVSREVPNDNNVVSASVYEEYARVIATVCTDFVTASVALYHPTVPDPKPFLRYVYNKDMPTLQTWPVGLREVFVRSGSVALRLLMDQGKRGDATWLAGILQHVSDTDKAKVEHEASADEKALLSRLLRVDMAWT